In the Paraflavitalea devenefica genome, one interval contains:
- a CDS encoding heme-binding domain-containing protein: protein MKKKILLVILIILVGIQFIRPARNESAVITANDISQHYHVPVPVQDILKRACNDCHTNNTNYPWYTSIQPAGWWMQHHVDEGKRSLNLSEFGTYKPKDQDHAMEEIIEVIEKNEMPLNSYLWIHRDAKLNEADKKTLLDWAKQLKAEIAAVK from the coding sequence ATGAAAAAGAAAATATTACTGGTGATCCTTATCATCCTTGTGGGCATTCAGTTTATCCGCCCGGCGCGCAATGAATCTGCCGTTATTACGGCCAATGATATCAGTCAACATTACCATGTTCCCGTTCCCGTACAGGACATCCTCAAGCGGGCTTGCAATGACTGTCATACCAACAATACCAACTATCCATGGTATACTAGTATTCAGCCGGCAGGCTGGTGGATGCAACATCATGTGGATGAAGGCAAGCGTAGCCTGAACTTGAGCGAGTTTGGCACCTACAAACCCAAAGACCAGGACCATGCCATGGAAGAGATCATTGAAGTCATTGAAAAGAATGAAATGCCCCTGAACAGTTACCTCTGGATACACAGAGACGCTAAGCTCAACGAAGCAGACAAAAAAACACTCCTTGACTGGGCAAAGCAGCTAAAGGCAGAGATCGCGGCGGTGAAGTAA
- a CDS encoding ligase-associated DNA damage response DEXH box helicase, translated as MQVELRETIGYKIIQQWLADKGHRPFPFQEETWGHIIHGKSGLVNAPTGFGKTFSVFLGAVIDFINQHPNNYKTKSKNGLQLLWVTPLRALGKDIARAMEEVITELGMSWKVGIRNGDTDVNERQKQKRQMPEALVITPESLHLLLAQKGYPDVFKALKIIAVDEWHELIGSKRGVQIELAVTRIVHVQQSLFNTHCAVWGISATIGNLDQAQEVLLASVGGKGATVKAQLRKEVSIESIIPDEIEQYPWAGHLGIKLAHKVIPIIHNSRTTLIFINTRGMSERWYQTLLNEAPDLAGAIALHHGSIEQQLRIWVEENLHSGKLKAVVCTASLDLGVDFRPVETVIQVGSPKGVARFLQRAGRSGHQPGEVSKIYFLPTHSLELVEAAALKSAIEENFIESREPMLLCYDVLIQFLGTLAISEGFRPDELYQEITATYCYRDMTPDEWSAILHFVTAGGTALQQYDDYKKIEVIDDLYRITSRRIAMRHRLHIGTIVSESMMKVKFVSGGFIGVIEEWFISRLSPGEVFTLAGRNLELVMIKDMTALVRKSSATKSIVPSWQGGRMPLSANLGKKLREKFNEAEHAAHKRDIELEVLQPLFQLQEALSHVPKANELLIEQIETKDGFHLFVFPFEGRLVHEAMAAILAWRISKIRPITFSFAMNDYGFELLSDQPIPVDDTNVYELFTPDDLLADIQRSVNATEMAKRKFRDIAVIGGLIFQGYPGEQKKARHLQSSASLLFNVFSEYEPHNLLLRQAYQEVLDQQMEEVRLRNMLERIQQSNIILTFPQALTPFCFPIKVDSMRENLTSEKLEDRVKKMQGQLSK; from the coding sequence GTGCAGGTGGAACTTCGTGAAACCATAGGATACAAGATCATCCAGCAATGGCTGGCTGACAAGGGCCACCGGCCATTTCCTTTCCAGGAAGAAACCTGGGGACATATCATCCATGGCAAGAGCGGCCTGGTCAATGCGCCGACGGGCTTTGGTAAAACCTTCTCGGTATTCCTCGGCGCCGTAATTGACTTCATCAACCAACATCCCAACAATTACAAAACGAAATCAAAGAATGGCCTGCAACTCCTGTGGGTAACACCCTTGCGTGCCCTGGGAAAAGACATTGCCCGCGCCATGGAAGAAGTCATTACCGAACTGGGTATGAGTTGGAAAGTAGGTATCCGCAATGGCGATACCGATGTGAATGAACGGCAGAAGCAGAAAAGGCAGATGCCGGAAGCACTCGTCATCACACCGGAAAGCCTGCACCTGCTGCTGGCGCAGAAAGGATACCCCGATGTATTCAAAGCCCTGAAGATAATTGCGGTGGATGAATGGCATGAACTCATCGGCAGTAAACGCGGTGTACAAATTGAACTCGCCGTTACCAGGATTGTGCATGTACAGCAATCGCTGTTCAATACCCATTGTGCCGTATGGGGTATCAGCGCCACCATTGGCAACCTTGACCAGGCGCAGGAAGTATTGCTGGCGTCCGTAGGAGGTAAAGGCGCCACTGTTAAAGCTCAACTGCGCAAAGAAGTATCCATCGAATCCATTATACCCGATGAAATAGAGCAATATCCCTGGGCCGGGCATTTGGGCATCAAGCTGGCGCATAAAGTAATTCCGATTATCCATAACAGTCGTACCACCCTCATCTTCATCAATACACGGGGTATGAGTGAGCGATGGTACCAAACCCTGCTCAATGAAGCGCCCGACCTCGCAGGCGCCATTGCTTTGCACCATGGCAGTATAGAACAGCAATTGCGTATTTGGGTGGAAGAGAACTTACACAGCGGTAAACTAAAAGCAGTAGTATGTACCGCCAGCCTTGACCTCGGTGTTGACTTCCGCCCGGTGGAAACAGTTATACAGGTAGGATCACCCAAAGGAGTGGCCCGTTTCCTGCAAAGGGCCGGCCGTAGTGGCCACCAGCCTGGTGAGGTAAGTAAAATATACTTTCTGCCTACACATTCACTGGAGCTGGTAGAAGCAGCCGCTTTAAAATCGGCCATTGAAGAAAACTTCATAGAAAGCCGTGAGCCCATGCTCCTGTGTTATGATGTGTTGATACAATTCCTTGGCACGCTGGCCATATCAGAAGGTTTCCGGCCTGATGAATTGTACCAGGAAATCACAGCCACTTACTGTTATCGTGATATGACGCCCGATGAATGGTCGGCCATCTTACATTTTGTAACAGCAGGAGGCACTGCCCTGCAGCAATATGATGACTATAAAAAAATAGAGGTCATTGATGACCTCTACCGTATTACCAGCCGCCGCATCGCCATGCGTCACCGGCTGCACATTGGCACCATCGTCAGTGAGTCTATGATGAAAGTAAAATTTGTCAGCGGCGGCTTCATCGGTGTTATTGAAGAATGGTTCATATCCAGGTTATCGCCGGGCGAAGTATTTACACTGGCCGGCAGGAACCTGGAGCTGGTCATGATCAAAGACATGACGGCCCTGGTACGAAAGTCCAGTGCTACCAAGTCCATCGTCCCCAGTTGGCAGGGCGGCCGGATGCCTTTATCGGCCAACCTCGGTAAGAAGTTGCGGGAGAAATTTAATGAAGCGGAGCATGCAGCACATAAGCGGGATATAGAACTGGAAGTATTACAACCATTATTCCAGTTGCAGGAAGCACTCTCCCATGTGCCCAAAGCCAATGAACTGCTCATTGAACAGATAGAGACCAAAGATGGCTTCCACCTTTTTGTATTCCCTTTTGAAGGAAGACTGGTACATGAAGCTATGGCAGCCATACTGGCTTGGCGCATCAGTAAAATACGCCCTATTACCTTCTCCTTCGCCATGAATGATTATGGGTTTGAATTATTGAGTGATCAGCCTATACCGGTGGATGACACCAATGTATACGAATTATTTACACCCGATGACCTGCTGGCCGATATTCAGCGCAGTGTAAATGCTACAGAAATGGCAAAGCGCAAGTTCCGGGATATAGCAGTCATTGGCGGACTCATTTTCCAGGGCTATCCGGGTGAGCAGAAAAAAGCCAGGCACCTGCAATCATCCGCGTCCCTCCTGTTCAATGTATTTTCCGAATATGAGCCTCATAACCTGCTCTTACGGCAAGCCTACCAGGAAGTGCTGGACCAGCAGATGGAAGAAGTACGGCTGCGCAACATGCTGGAACGTATTCAGCAATCAAATATCATACTCACCTTTCCACAAGCACTTACTCCCTTCTGCTTCCCCATCAAAGTAGACAGCATGCGGGAGAACCTCACTTCAGAAAAACTGGAAGACCGGGTGAAGAAGATGCAGGGGCAATTGAGCAAGTAA